One window of the Cryptococcus gattii WM276 chromosome E, complete sequence genome contains the following:
- a CDS encoding uncharacterized protein (Similar to SGTC gene model, INSD accession EAL20748.1) → MDFRRFLTTLSCASLAKIDNEYTPRTKDFLPGPTTIFSPKSSTSISKRNKHTQQLSEKSSGRILVLQEFITSEITYVYLLQEFDHVYIHTAYEPLPSKFGSKVSPETTFGTTLTAEERKIMFRGLEEILKLHSQHILPRLVDATQDVLQGFDALEDDRSIKAVINICQVFCEFSEWLKLYSSYSATCDNATIKLTQWINGAGITKQDKIRVQAYLANCKANRRHSQLDMTGYLLLPVQRLTRYKMLLEQLEKFTPPPQAGTHDYVNDALARISTVLAYVNDYKRVLDSRSRLCHWAHHISLAGPSSLIQPQRILIREGPVNFIARGAMMKAPSGIRKPHKNMSRNIATVDKMCIAVLCYDLLVLADSTTERYKGKLRLVDVVRLSAMGDARVEWGNVVVFEAYDVTYYLQVDNRTVAEGWVQAINHCRRNKGPIAASTFPVQLKGFGYSC, encoded by the exons ATGGACTTCCGCAGATTCCTCACAACCCTCTCCTGCG CTTCCTTAGCCAAAATCGACAACGAATACACGCCCAGAACTAAGGATTTCTTGCCCGGCCCCACTACAATTTTCTCTCCCAAATCATCCACTTCTATTTCAAAGAGAAACAAGCACACTCAGCAGCTTTCAGAAAAGTCATCCGGCCGTATCCTTGTTCTTCAAGAATTTATAACCTCCGAGATAACCTACGTTTACCTTCTCCAAGAATTCGACCATGTTTACATCCATACCGCTTATGAACCTCTTCCCTCCAAATTTGGGAGCAAGGTCTCACCAGAAACCACTTTCGGTACAACCTTAACTGCTGAGGAGCGGAAAATAATGTTCAGAGGCCTTGAAGAGATTCTCAAGCTTCATAGCCAACATATTCTTCCTCGGCTGGTTGACGCCACTCAAGACGTCCTCCAAGGATTCGACGCCCTCGAAGACGACCGATCCATTAAAGCTGTGATAAACATATGTCAAGTTTTCTGCGAATTCTCTGAATGGCTCAAATTGTACTCTTCATACAGCGCGACCTGTGACAATGCGACTATTAAACTTACTCAATGGATCAACGGCGCCGGCATCACGAAGCAAGACAAGATCCGCGTACAAGCATATCTGGCAAACTGTAAGGCAAACAGGAGACACTCCCAACTAGACATGACTGGCTATCTTCTCCTCCCGGTTCAGCGCCTTACTCGATACAAGATGCTA CTTGAGCAACTCGAGAAATTCACTCCTCCCCCTCAAGCCGGAACACATGATTATGTCAATGACGCCCTTGCGCGGATTTCCACTGTCCTCGCCTACGTTAATGACTATAAGCGCGTTCTCGACTCTCGCTCACGCCTCTGCCACTGGGCACACCATATTTCCCTCGCTGGCCCCTCGTCCCTCATCCAACCTCAACGCATTTTAATTCGGGAAGGCCCTGTCAATTTCATCGCCCGTGGAGCAATGATGAAAGCTCCTTCGGGAATTCGTAAACCTCACAAGAACATGTCAAGAAATATAGCCACGGTGGATAAGATGTGCATTGCAGTGCTGTGTTATGATTTGTTGGTGTTGGCGGATAGCACAACGGAAAGGTATAAGGGCAAATTGCGATTGGTAGATGTTGTGAGGTTAAGTGCAATGGGAGATGCAAGGGTTGAATGGGGGAATGTAGTGGTGTTTGAGGCGTATGAT GTTACCTACTACCTGCAAGTTGATAATCGAACTGTCGCCGAAGGTTGGGTGCAAGCCATCAACCACTGTAGACGGAATAAGGGTCCAATTGCGGCTTCAACATTCCCAGTGCAGCTCAAGGGCTTTGGGTACTCTTGTTAG
- a CDS encoding cation-transporting ATPase, putative (Similar to TIGR gene model, INSD accession AAW43817.1~Endoplasmin homolog precursor (GRP94 homolog)), translating into MRLPKLFSLALACITGFSVVCGQEVKTFKYESDITRLRSLVIHSLYSHKDVFLRELLSNANDALEKLRLTALTDRSIMSAGEGNITIEVVLDEENAGKTGQIIIKDTGIGMTEHELEKNLGTIARSGTSEFLKRADAGGVDGNLIGQFGLGFYSCFLVSPTVRVSSLPPATKDNPNPIQYTFVSSSSGDSFEIFPDPRGNTLGRGTEIVLTIEEEEKEWLSVAKLKGLIEKHSAFSTTFPIYIKEKKISQIPIESEDEFDDEDAIIDENEQKFETVTEEQWVRVNDKPPIWMREPKEVEEAEYRDFFMALAKDPQAETLGWSHFKGDTGDGVSFRAIMYIPSQLPKDFWQKITSGIDNVRLMVKRVFITDDLGEEFMPRWLSFLKVVVDADDLPLNVSRETLQHTRFLSQLQRILVRKAIDLFTRIATEQPKKYEEISQLYGNALRLGVLESKKDHIKLAKLLRFESTRTNYTSLEEYVENRKEGQTQIYYMAGVGEKIDDLKRSPFVEKLIARGYEVLLLNLPSDEPMMGALGNFMGMRTQDVSKKGLKYGDENEHETEKKELEAQKIAFKPLVDWLKKDLKGQISDVVLTNRLVTSPCTVVVDHMGWSANMQRIMAAQADAHDDPMFQVMKNLPKVLEINPKSPLIEGLLEKVLELPKGYEEDEDALKRSDEEEELTETVRVLLDTTLVRSGFSVADPTSYFERVEALLRKSLGVSLSAQPQVDVRPAPPTAMGPLDEDGVPSDDSDYDNGMAQEAMGGADEWLDWSDMKKQMGHDEL; encoded by the exons ATGAGACTGCCTAAGCTGTTCTCTCTTGCCCTCGCCTGCATCACGGGCTTTTCCGTGGTGTGCGGACAGGAAGTCAAGACATTCAAGTACGAG TCTGATATCACTCGCCTAAGATCTCTAGTTATTCATTCGCTCTACTCCCATAAAGACGTCTTCCTTCGGGAGCTCCTCTCCAACGCCAACGATGCCCTCGAGAAACTTCGACTTACTGCACTTACCGATCGATCTATCATGTCTGCGGGTGAAGGAAACATCACTATCGAAGTGGTTTTAGACGAAGAAAATGCTGGAAAGACAGGACAAATTATTATCAAGGACACTGGTATCGGTATGACTGAACATGAATTGGAGAAGAACTTGGGAACAATTGCCAGGAGTGGAACCAGCGAATTTTTGAAGCGAGCTGATGCTGGGGGTGTAGATGGGAATTTGATCGGGCAATTCG GTCTTGGTTTCTACAGTTGTTTCCTCGTCTCTCCCACAGTTCGCGTgtcttctcttcctcctgcGACCAAAGACAACCCTAACCCTATCCAATACACTTTTgtttcatcttcctctgGGGATTCATTTGAAATTTTCCCAGACCCTCGCGGAAATACCTTGGGTCGGGGCACCGAGATTGTGCTCACTAtcgaggaagaagaaaaggagTGGTTATCGGTTGCCAAGCTCAAAGGTCTGAT TGAAAAACACTCTGCCTTTTCCACCACCTTTCCCATTTATatcaaggaaaagaagataTCCCAGATTCCTATCGAATCTGAAGATGAATTTGATGACGAAGATGCGATAATTGACGAGAACGAGCAGAAGTTCGAGACTGTTACGGAGGAGCAATGGGTCCGCGTCAACGATAAGCCTCCTATTTGGATGAG GGAACCCAAGGAGGTTGAGGAAGCGGAATACCGGGACTTCTTTATGGCCCTCGCCAAAGATCCTCAAGCCGAGACTTTGGGTTGGTCTCATTTCAAGGGTGACACCGGCGACGGTGTCTCATTCCGCGCCATTATGTACATCCCATCCCAGCTTCCAAAGGACTTTTGGCAGAAGATTACTAGTGGCATCGATAACGTCAGGTTGATGGTGAAAAGGGTCTTCATTACAGATGACTTGGGTGAAGAATTCATGCCAAGATGGCTGAGCTTCTTGAAGGTAGTCGTGGATG CTGATGATCTTCC CCTCAATGTATCTCGAGAAACTCTTCAGCACACTCGTTTCCTCTCGCAACTCCAGCGAATCCTCGTCCGAAAAGCTATCGATCTTTTCACCCGCATCGCCACCGAACAGCCCAAGAAGTACGAAGAGATCTCTCAGCTTTATGGCAATGCCTTGCGCTTGGGAGTACTGGAGAGTAAAAAGGATCACATCAAGCTTGCCAAGCTCTTGAGATTTGAGAGTACCAGGACCAACTATACGAGCTTGGAGGAGTATGTGGAGAACAGAAAAGAGGGCCAGACTCAG ATCTATTATATGGCGGGTGTCGGGGAGAAGATCGATGACTTGAAGCGATCGCCATTCGTCGAGAAGCTCATTGCTCGAGGGTACGAGGTCCTACTCTTAAACCTTCCTTCCGATGAGCCTATGATGGGTGCTTTAGGCAATTTCAT GGGAATGAGGACTCAAGATGTTTCAAAGAAGGGCCTGAAATATGGTGATGAGAATGAGCATGAGacagagaagaaggagctGGAGGCCCAAAAAATTGCTTTCAAGCCGCTTGTCGATtggttgaagaaggatcTGAAAGGTCAGATCAGTGACG TTGTCCTCACCAACCGCCTGGTCACCTCCCCCTGTACTGTCGTTGTGGACCACATGGGCTGGTCTGCCAACATGCAGCGAATTATGGCTGCTCAAGCTGACGCTCATGACGATCCTATGTTCCAAGTTATGAAGAATTTGCCCAAGGTGCTCGAAATCAACCCGAAGTCGCCTCTCATTGAAGGCCTCTTGGAAAAGGTTTTGGAGTTACCTAAGGGATATGAGGAGGACGAAGACGCGTTGAAAAGGAgcgacgaagaagaggaatTGACTGAGACTGTTAGAGTGTTGTTGGATACCACGCTGGTCAGAAGTGGCTTCAGTGTTGCTGACCCCACTAG CTATTTCGAGCGTGTAGAAGCCCTCCTTCGGAAGAGCCTTGGTGTATCTCTTTCTGCACAGCCTCAAGTCGACGTTCGACCAGCCCCTCCAACTGCCATGGGCCCTCTTGATGAAGACGGCGTCCCTTCTGACGACTCCGATTACGACAATGGGATGGCCCAAGAGGCCATGGGTGGAGCTGACGAATGGTTAGACTGGTCCGATATGAAGAAGCAAATGGGGCATGACGAGCTCTAA
- a CDS encoding Isochorismatase family hydrolase, putative (Similar to TIGR gene model, INSD accession AAW43397.1), with protein sequence MAINPRKTLMLICDVQERFRSAIHGFDAMTSSICKLIKATQVLEVPTFVTEQNPKALGSTVEEITSLLDRRDLNQGVVSKSKFSMMTEDTIEAIDFSKYNHFILTGIESHICVLQTALDLLQYRTKPKVYLAADAVSSCNKEEVPIALRYLQQQGVEVTSSESLIYRLLGDANEPAFKYIAKLTKEEKVNTTNNLQVLQPL encoded by the exons ATGGCCATCAATCCTCGTAAGACTCTGATGCTGATTTGCGATGTGCAAGAGCGATTCA GATCCGCCATCCATGGCTTTGATGCCATGACCTCCTCCATATGCAAGTTGATCAAAGCTACTCAG GTACTGGAGGTTCCAACTTTTGTGACAGAGCAAAATCCCAAGG CCCTTGGGTCAACCGTAGAGGAGATTACGTCTCTTTTAGACAGGAGAGACCTCAACCAAGGGGTTGTCTCGAAGAGCAAG TTTTCCATGATGACTGAAGACACAATAGAAGCAATCGATTTCAGCAAGTACAATCACTTCATACTCACAGGGATTGAG TCACATATCTGTGTGCTCCAGACCGCCTTGGATTTACTGCAATACCGGACCAAACCAAAAGTGTATCTCGCTGCCGATGCTGTTTCGTCATGCAACAAAGAAGAGGTGCCCATAGCTCTTCGATACTTACAGCAGCAAGGAGTTGAGGTGACTTCCAGTGAATCGCTTATTTACAGATTACTCG GAGACGCTAATGAGCCCGCTTTCAAATACATTGCAAAATTAacgaaggaagaaaaggtAAACACGACCAATAATCTCCAAGTTTTACAACCGTTGTAG
- a CDS encoding uncharacterized protein (Similar to SGTC gene model, INSD accession EAL20751.1): MPPQASSSSLPPPSAKLSLQEWLKVLSSRGVDMRVAMGLAAKIYKTHNTIERLSKMTPAKVAGLTDDKETRKVINNMVKGLASGEPVSKKRGRDSDLLQPLKKDEAEEDTPIDMSFQFVTERQQLQGIRVITNRAPVKTAWAYVICMRLGFSHLESLSFAQAYVHINSLKHALMLGNILGEEETREAKMELEDLPDGGQGNWSKKKGRRPGRDQITPTAAMGSSQPWVGILGSNPIIERSDGTCRAIQKGVSVRPSQAYMYIRKTFKDHTPHVLGALKLIADSHEPEELNRIGLHMYNEFKPDVVEWGQRGELELDKVLEFIKDENNVKEGDNQEHSVMKPASVSAPTSPPIGTTRQLQQGAPDDERANKKPKPNMTVEEYEAMLDAEYLQGDLPEF, translated from the exons ATGCCCCCACAGGCAAGTAGCAGCAGCTTGCCCCCCCCATCTGCCAAGCTGAGCCTTCAAGAGTGGCTCAAAGTATTGTCGTCTAGAGGGGTAGATATGAGGGTCGCCATGGGTCTAGCCGCAAAAAT TTATAAAACGCATAATACGATAGAACGTCTTTCGAAAATGACACCCGCAAAGGTGGCTGGCTTAACAGATGATAAAGAGACGAGGAAGGTGATCAATAATATGGTTAAAGGCCTTGCTTCTGGAGAGCCAGTCAGCAAAAAGAGAGGCAGAGATAGCGACTTATTGCAGCCCCTCAAAAAGGAtgaagcagaggaagatACCCCTATTGACATGAGCTTCCAATTCGTGACCGAACGGCAG CAACTTCAAGGCATTAGAGTAATTACAAATCGAGCACCTGTCAAGACGGCTTGGGCTTATGTCATCTGCATGAGATTGGGGTTCAGTCATTTGGAATCATTATCATTCGCCCAGGCTTATGTACATATTAACAGCCTCAAGCACGCTCTCATGCTGGGAAATATTTtaggagaggaagagacCAGAGAGGCTAAAATGGAATTAGAGGATCTTCCGGATGGCGGTCAGGGCAATTGGAGTAAGAAGAAAGGTAGAAGACCAGGAAGAGATCAGATCACACCTACGGCTGCAATGGGAAGCTCTCAACCTTGGGTGGGAATTTTGGGATCCAA TCCAATAATAGAACGTTCGGACGGGACTTGTCGCGCAATACAGAAAGGGGTGTCGGTCCGACCGAGTCAG GCATACATGTACATCAGGAAAACCTTCAAGGATCACACACCTCATGTCTTGGGCGCACTCAAATTAATAGCTGACTCGCACGAGCCAGAAGAACTAAATCGCATTGGATTGCATATGTAT AATGAATTCAAACCAGATGTTGTAGAGTGGGGTCAAAGGGGAGAGTTAGAGCTGGACAAAGTATTGGAGTTTATCAAGGATGAGAACAATGTCAAAGAAGGAGATAATCAAGAACATTCCGTCATGAAGCCAGCGTCTGTCTCGGCTCCGACTTCCCCACCGATAGGTACAACTCGACAACTGCAACAAGGAGCACCTGATGACGAACGAGCTAATAAGAAGCCAAAACCGAATATGACAGTGGAGGAATATGAGGCAATGCTGGATGCGGAGTATTTACAGGGAGATCTTCCGGAGTTCTAA
- a CDS encoding rRNA processing-related protein, putative (Similar to TIGR gene model, INSD accession AAW43398.1~RRP5 protein homolog (Programmed cell death protein 11)), translated as MAQKKGSQLDNDKATKNTQKESLSGAPRPAPAFTSTLQSDETNFPRGGGSTLTAFEFKQVREEGRREAENDAKLQASKGEKRKRQMSDRQAKRLKKNEDAKKKEERDKDNIRVEILNYKRLVPGTHVLARVHTVLPLHLILSLPNNLLAHVPITEVSNTLTKLLTAEEAMVVDEDEESDDESTVPDLAQLFVPGQYVPAKVLTLYPTASQSFISQYPVTETTRLASRVELTLVPEKVNSEVAKKDLETGYFLVGEVRSEEDKGWIIGVGLNTENGSSVEGFVSKDEVAKFVPAQALIPGQLLPATISSIAAGGRVVHLSLNQQDIARSQISEVSTVGSIVPGHSVNALITAVVPSGLNVKVAGFFDGTIDLAHLPLGDDDIEDKYKIGKKIRARVIYDNLAANPHSFALSALPHVLNLTSPTQEGDDTPLELAIPIGKVYQSAKVTRVLNDWGVMVRTQDGLEGFVHISHLADERIPVLSNATPQFKVGTLHRARVIGHSPMDGVLLLSFEQSVLSQLFMQVSELKIGQQLRGTIRRLTDKMLFVNVHGNVDGIVHPTHYADIRLKHPQKRFKPEASVKARVLYLEPARNRVVLTLKKTFLESDLAVPQSFEDLKVGEVTLGSVLKIVDKGVIVELFAGLKAFMPHSECSQTHIKDLSEAFYVGKPLTVRVITLDPSTSRIVVSVKQAAPTAPATAAEKLEVGEAVSGTVSQVHTEQVVVKLEGSGLIALLSLSNLSNQRHTGIEELRRSLKQGEKIDDLVVVSKNPVSGLIIVNIKKTIAAKKEKEKKEDKAPSGISANVKAIDAIEVGQIVTGTVQEQTPQGYMIQLPNNLRGRVHPCDSSDDLVVAAGRGPLSIGEEVTCYVLAVNKSKRAIDLSTRLSRVEGKEDVVDREINTVDDLKQGETVRGLVKNIAGHGVFVSLGRNVTARIMIKELFDEYVKDWESRFEINQLVSGKILSINPKSNSIEMTLRKNPSKSAKKTALLSLSDFEEGQKVVAVVRKVEAYGMFLKIEGSNVSGLCHKSEVTDNRKADVAQALKGFREGDQVKAKIVSIDTEKGKISFGIKASYFGEDFEGGEKSEEEDDDAEEENDGELSEGDQEMESGDEESGEGEEDEDEDEDEEVRAVDGEDEEASSDEEEIAPQNSKPAPKTALNLGAGFDWTGEVSAAAPESDDESDSEEEVTAPAKSKGKSKAVDLTATAPSSRPSSTAEYERALLASPNSSFLWIQYMSFHLQLHEIEKARKIGRQALEKISYREEDEKLNVWMALINLEIAFGTVSATEKVFEEAAQYNDKRTVYMRYAEALQVAGKDEALEELFKKIVKKFSAYPESWTRFAEFYLNKSDVEAARALLPRSMKSLDRSKHVETIEKMALLEFKHGDTERGKTLFEGLVDKFPKRLDLWGVYIDQVAKVGDIQGVRGLVDRALEQKLTSKKAKFLFKKWLTIEQRIGDVAGQDKAKTKAREWVEANAKPAQNEEEESDDEE; from the exons ATGGCACAGAAGAAGGGCTCCCAATTAGACAATGACAAAGCCACAAAGAATACACAAAAGGAGAGCTTGTCAGGAGCTCCCAGACCAGCCCCAGCCTTCACATCGACTCTCCAAAGTGATGAGACCAATTTTCCTCGAGGGGGCGGTTCCACTTTGACGGCGTTCGAATTCAAGCAAGtcagagaagaaggaagaagggaggCCGAGAATGATGCCAAGCTCCAGGCTTCCAAGGGcgaaaagagaaaaaggcAGATGAGCGACAGACAAGCCAAaaggttgaagaagaatgaagatgcgaagaagaaagaggaaagggaTAAGGACAATATTC GTGTTGAGATCCTCAACTACAAG CGATTGGTCCCTGGCACTCATGTCCTCGCCCGTGTCCACACTGTTTTGCCTCTCCACCTGattctttctcttcccaaCAACCTTCTAGCTCACGTTCCTATCACTGAGGTCTCCAACACTTTAACCAAGCTTCTCACTGCTGAAGAAGCCATGGTTGTggacgaagatgaagagtCGGACGACGAGTCTACCGTACCCGACCTTGCCCAGTTGTTCGTTCCTGGACAGTATGTCCCTGCAAAGGTTCTTACCCTTTACCCGACCGCTAGTCAATCATTCATCTCGCAATACCCTGTCACCGAGACCACCAGGCTTGCTTCTCGAGTGGAATTAACCCTCGTTCCTGAAAAAGTCAACTCGGAGGTTGCTAAGAAGGACCTCGAGACCGGTTATTTCCTGGTGGGCGAAGTTAGATCTGAGGAAGACAAGGGATGGATCATCGGTGTTGGCTTGAACACTGAGAACGGATCTTCCGTTGAAGGTTTTGTTTCCAAAGACGAAGTCGCCAAATTTGTCCCCGCCCAGGCCCTCATCCCCGGTCAACTTCTTCCCGCCACCATCTCTTCTATTGCGGCTGGAGGCCGTGTGGTTCATCTTTCCCTGAACCAGCAAGATATTGCTCGTTCACAGATCAGCGAAGTGTCCACCGTCGGTTCTATCGTTCCTGGCCACTCAGTAAATGCATTGATCACCGCGGTGGTTCCCTCTGGtctgaatgtcaaagtTGCCGGGTTCTTCGACGGCACTATTGACCTTgcccatcttcctcttggGGATGATGACATTGAGGACAAGTACAAGATTGGCAAGAAGATCCGCGCTCGAGTCATCTATGATAATCTCGCCGCCAATCCCCATTCTTTCGCTCTTTCAGCCCTTCCTCATGTCTTGAACCTTACAAGTCCTACTCAAGAGGGCGATGATACTCCTCTCGAACTTGCTATCCCTATCGGTAAAGTGTATCAAAGTGCCAAGGTCACCAGAGTTTTAAATGACTGGGGTGTCATGGTCAGGACTCAGGATGGTTTGGAAGGCTTCGTCCATATCAGCCATTTGGCCGACGAGCGTATCCCTGTACTTTCCAACGCCACCCCACAATTCAAAGTCGGTACCCTGCACCGCGCTCGAGTCATTGGCCACTCTCCCATGGACGGTGTACTTCTCCTCTCGTTTGAACAGTCTGTCCTTTCTCAACTTTTCATGCAAGTCAGCGAGCTCAAGATTGGTCAGCAATTGAGGGGTACTATTCGTCGATTAACTGATAAGATGTTGTTCGTCAACGTCCATGGTAATGTCGATGGTATCGTTCATCCCACTCATTACGCCGACATCAGACTGAAGCACCCTCAAAAGAGGTTCAAGCCAGAAGCTTCTGTCAAGGCCCGTGTTCTTTACCTCGAGCCTGCCAGGAACAGAGTTGTCTTGACCTTGAAAAAGACCTTCCTCGAGTCAGATTTGGCAGTCCCTCAGAGCTTTGAGGATCTGAAGGTTGGAGAAGTAACTCTTGGATCCGTGTTGAAGATCGTCGATAAAGGTGTCATCGTGGAATTGTTCGCTGGTTTAAAGGCCTTTATGCCTCACTCGGAGTGCAG TCAAACTCACATCAAAGATCTTTCTGAGGCGTTTTACGTTGGCAAGCCCCTCACTGTCCGTGTCATCACCTTGGACCCATCTACTTCTCGAATTGTTGTCTCTGTCAAGCAAGCTGCTCCTACTGCACCTGCAACTGCTGCCGAAAAGCTCGAGGTCGGCGAGGCCGTCTCTGGCACTGTCTCTCAAGTTCACACTGAACAAGTCGTCGTGAAGCTTGAAGGCAGCGGTTTAATTGCATTGTTGAGTTTAAGCAACTTGAGTAACCAGAGGCATACAGGCATTGAGGAGCTCCGAAGAAGTCTCAAGCAAGGGGAGAAGATTGATGACTTAGTCGTGGTGTCGAAGAACCCCGTCTCTGGTTTGATTATTGTCAACATCAAGAAGACTATTGCTgcgaagaaggagaaggagaagaaggaggataAAGCACCTTCCGGTATTTCGGCAAATGTCAAGGCCATCGATGCAATTGAAGTTGGGCAGATTGTTACCGGAACCGTTCAAGAACAAACTCCTCAGGGGTACATGATCCAGCTTCCCAACAACCTTCGTGGCCGTGTTCACCCCTGCGACTCCTCTGACGACCTCGTCGTTGCCGCCGGCCGTGGTCCCCTCAGCATTGGCGAAGAGGTTACGTGTTACGTCCTTGCTGTTAACAAGTCTAAGCGTGCCATTGATCTCTCTACTCGTCTTTCTCGAGTGGAAGGCAAGGAAGACGTGGTTGACAGGGAAATCAACACTGTGGATGACTTGAAGCAAGGTGAGACCGTTAGAGGTTTGGTCAAGAACATTGCTGGACATGGGGTCTTTGTTTCCTTGGGAAGGAATGTTACCGCGAGGATCATGATCAAGGAACTCTTTGATGAG TACGTCAAAGACTGGGAATCTCGTTTCGAAATCAACCAACTCGTCTCGGGCAAGATCCTTTCCATCAACCCCAAATCCAACTCTATTGAGATGACCCTCCGTAAAAACCCTTCAAAGTCTGCGAAGAAGACCGCGCTGCTTTCTCTTTCCGATTTTGAAGAGGGCCAAAAAGTCGTTGCTGTTGTAAGGAAGGTCGAAGCTTATGGGATGTTTTTGAAGATCGAAGGTTCAAACGTCAGCGGATTGTGCCACAAGAGTGAAGTTACAGACAACAGGAAGGCGGATGTTGCACAAGCCCTCAAGGGTTTCAGAGAGGGTGATCAGGTGAAAGCTAAAATTGTCTCTATTGATACggagaagggaaagatCTCGTTTGGCATCAAGGCAAGCTATTTCGGTGAAGACTTTGAGGGTGGAGAGAAGAGCGAAGAGGAGGACGATGATGCCGAAGAGGAGAATGATGGGGAGCTCAGTGAAGGGGATCAAGAGATGGAAAGTGGCGATGAAGAATCAggtgaaggagaggaagatgaggatgaagacgaggatgaggaggtGCGGGCAGTTGACggggaagatgaagaggctAGCTctgacgaagaagagatcgCCCCCCAGAACTCTAAGCCTGCTCCTAAAACTGCTTTGAACCTCGGTGCTGGTTTCGATTGGACCGGTGAGGTTTCCGCTGCTGCACCTGAATCAGACGATGAATCCGActctgaagaagaggtcACTGCTCCTGCGAAATCCAAGGGCAAGTCAAAGGCTGTTGACCTTACTGCTACCGCTCCCTCTTCTAGGCCGTCATCCACAGCAGAGTATGAACGCGCTCTCCTTGCTTCGCCCAattcctccttcctctgGATTCAGTACATGTCTTTCCACCTTCAGCTTCATGAGATTGAGAAGGCAAGAAAAATTGGAAGGCAGGCTTTGGAGAAGATCTCGTAccgagaagaagatgagaaatTGAATGTTTGGATGGCATTGATCAATTTGGAGATCGCCTTCGGGACCGTGTCCGCAACTGAGAAGGTATTTGAGGAGGCCGCTCAATATAATGACAAGCGGACGGTATACATGCGATATGCTGAGGCTTTGCAAGTGGCCGGGAAGGATGAA GCGCTTGAGGAGCTCTTCAAGAAGATTGTCAAGAAGTTCTCTGCCTACCCTGAATCCTGGACTCGTTTTGCAGAGTTCTACCTCAACAAGAGTGATGTGGAAGCGGCTCGAGCACTTTTACCAAGGAGCATGAAGTCCCTTGACAGGTCCAAGC ATGTCGAGACTATTGAAAAGATGGCCCTCCTCGAATTCAAGCATGGAGATACAGAACGAGGCAAGACTCTTTTCGAAGGGCTTGTTGACAAATTCCCCAAACGTCTTGATCTCTGGGGTGTCTACATCGATCAAGTCGCTAAAGTGGGAGATATCCAAGGTGTGAGGGGCTTAGTAGACAGAGCTCTTGAGCAGAAGTTGACTAGCAAAAAAGCCAA GTTCCTGTTTAAGAAGTGGTTGACCATCGAACAGAGAATAGGCGATGTGGCTGGTCAGGACAAAGCGAAGACAAAGGCGAGAGAGTGGGTCGAAGCTAATGCCAAGCCTGCCCAaaatgaggaagaagagagtgatgatgaggaaTAA